The following are encoded in a window of Synechocystis sp. PCC 6714 genomic DNA:
- a CDS encoding LuxR C-terminal-related transcriptional regulator: MLDSAQLIFDLQKVNTTSKRISGCLDTTAITKEITEALIHDFHCVFARIWLTEPDGASLKLVASSGLHTSTNGSFARVPMGAYKVGKIAQSCIPFLSNHLANETWVKDRDWAIANNIRGFAGYPLVGHDRVIGVLAVFSDAPFVAEFLEVLQVLCMAVAIAIDAVRQLQNETNTINTTQFLGDQIPLPDVLARLLSRTKLTLIGTEKKLSPTLAYLLIRTTEIFNQLSCNYCRLIYAEISVTIEAIVETSLPEVFNTDGRSPFKEIEFLAHHIGGEFRSQSSANKSILQISLQLPYDGFQNIELNKHLLSEREKEIISLLAQGLRDRDIAEELHISESTVKFHLNGTLHKLNAKNRYQAIYQATVQGFI; this comes from the coding sequence GTGTTAGATTCTGCCCAGCTAATTTTTGATCTCCAAAAGGTAAATACAACTAGCAAGCGCATTTCTGGTTGCCTTGACACAACGGCGATCACCAAAGAAATCACCGAAGCATTAATCCATGATTTTCATTGCGTGTTTGCACGCATTTGGTTAACAGAGCCTGATGGTGCGAGTTTAAAACTGGTTGCTTCATCAGGGTTACATACCAGTACGAATGGTAGTTTTGCCCGTGTGCCAATGGGGGCCTATAAGGTCGGCAAAATTGCCCAAAGCTGTATTCCTTTTTTAAGCAATCATCTCGCCAATGAAACTTGGGTAAAGGATCGTGACTGGGCGATCGCCAATAATATTCGTGGTTTCGCCGGTTATCCATTGGTAGGCCATGACCGTGTGATTGGTGTCTTGGCTGTCTTTAGTGATGCTCCCTTTGTCGCAGAATTTCTGGAAGTTTTACAAGTTCTCTGTATGGCAGTGGCGATCGCCATTGATGCCGTCCGACAACTCCAGAACGAAACAAATACGATTAATACAACCCAATTTTTAGGCGATCAAATTCCTTTACCGGACGTTTTGGCCAGGCTGTTATCTCGGACAAAGCTCACCCTGATCGGCACAGAAAAAAAACTCTCTCCCACCCTTGCATATCTATTGATCAGAACCACAGAAATTTTTAATCAACTCTCCTGTAATTATTGCCGTCTTATCTATGCCGAGATTTCGGTCACCATCGAAGCCATTGTCGAAACATCCTTACCAGAAGTATTCAACACAGATGGGCGATCGCCTTTTAAAGAAATAGAATTTTTAGCCCACCATATTGGCGGTGAATTTAGGAGTCAAAGTAGTGCAAATAAATCTATCCTGCAAATTTCGCTGCAACTCCCCTATGACGGGTTCCAAAACATCGAGCTTAACAAACATCTCCTCTCGGAACGGGAAAAGGAAATCATCAGCTTATTAGCCCAAGGTTTACGCGATCGCGATATCGCCGAGGAACTTCACATCAGCGAGAGTACCGTTAAGTTTCATCTTAATGGCACCCTCCATAAACTCAACGCCAAAAATCGCTACCAAGCCATTTATCAAGCC
- a CDS encoding DUF1348 family protein — protein sequence MTTSLVPPFTKEIAIAKVRMAENAWNGRNPDKVCMAYTEDSFWRNRAEVFQGREKIREFLRRKWDKELNYRLVKELWAFGENRIAVRFQYEWQDDGGQWYRAYGNENWEFDEAGLMRRREASINDKPIAESERRFFWDAPGDRPLDHPGLINTPE from the coding sequence ATGACAACATCTTTAGTTCCTCCCTTCACTAAGGAAATTGCGATCGCCAAAGTACGGATGGCAGAAAATGCATGGAATGGTCGCAACCCGGATAAAGTCTGTATGGCTTATACCGAGGATAGTTTTTGGCGTAATCGGGCGGAAGTATTCCAAGGTCGGGAAAAAATCCGTGAGTTTTTGCGTCGCAAGTGGGATAAAGAGTTAAATTATCGTCTGGTGAAAGAGCTGTGGGCGTTTGGCGAAAATCGGATCGCAGTACGTTTTCAGTACGAATGGCAGGATGATGGGGGTCAATGGTATCGCGCCTATGGCAATGAAAATTGGGAATTTGATGAAGCGGGTTTAATGCGTCGTCGGGAAGCGAGTATTAACGACAAACCCATTGCTGAATCCGAGCGTCGTTTCTTCTGGGATGCCCCCGGCGATCGCCCATTAGATCACCCTGGTTTGATCAATACTCCAGAATAA